The segment TGAGTCTTCTTGTTTGTTGAGCTTCTAATGCAGAGATAAATTGTTCTCTGTTTTTGATCGAAGAGTCTTCATTAGTGCCTCTCAAGGCAGATGAATCAAGACGTTGTATTCCTTCTTGAATTAAAACCTTTGCCATATTGCTTACGGTCCTTGATTCTCTGGCGGCTAAGAAATGTAATTTTTCGCACAATTCTTCAGTTAGGACAACTTGAATCCTTGGAGATTTTGGTTTGCCATTTGATGAGTTTTGACGGGTAGCCATGACTCAGCAAAACTAACGGTTAATAAATAGTGTACACTGGTGTGCAAGGATAGTATCCACGAGTATGATTTTGCTAACCACTTTCAAAAATCATTTTGAGTCATCCTTGCCGGTGACAAGTTATTTCTCAACTTATTAGTTGATTTCCTAGTTCAGTTAGTCAAAGGATTTTCAATGTCTAAACCAATTCTTCCTAAAGCACCTTCTCGCAGGTCCCCTCGCCCCTCTAAATCCATTGAAGGCAAAGTTGTTCCTAAAGTGAAAACCAACAGGAAACGACAGAGTGCGAAGGAGAATAGTGATGTATTGGTCTCAGCAGTCATTAGCTCCTATTTACTTACTCATTTGCACCATGTTTTGCAAAGGGCTGAATTGGTTGCTAGTCAAGAAGGTAGAGGTGTTCAAGCAGCTAACTTTGCTCAATTGAGGAAGGTACTTTGCATGGATGCCAGAAGTATGCAAGATGCTTCTGCCTTAGGTTTTGCAGATGGTGACTTAGATAAATTTCATGATTCAAATTTTGGGTCAAAAGTTGCTTAATTGAATAGGGTTAATGTAGATACATTGATTTTCATGAGCAGCAATGCGGCGAAGCTCTATCACAAAATTGAAGCAGACGCTTCATATACAAAGATGCTTTTTCGCCAGGCTCTTCAAGATCCACAAGGAGCCTTGAAGTCAATTTGTGATATAGGAGAACAAATAGGGCTTCCTGTGACGAAGGAAGAAGTAAAAGAATATCTTTCTACCTTGGATGATTCAGATACAAAGCAATGGCTGATAAAAGCTAGAGGAGGGTTGTGAATTTTAATTCTTGGTAGATGGTTTAGGTTCAAGTTTCTGAATTAAAGGAGCTTCGGTCGCTTCTCTTCTGTCATAACCACCCCCACCTGCCAATGTCCAAAAGAACCAATAGCTTGGTATCGCTAATGCAGCAGCCAAGAAAATGGCAGTAATTTGTTCCAGTCTTATCATTTCTGAAGATCCGGAATGATTAATATGAGACTCTTGTTTGTTATCAATTCTAGAACTATACCCATGCATGAGGTTTGCTCATAGTGATAAGACTAGAGAGAGTTAGCAAAATTTATTCCACTGGGGAAGTTCTTAAAGACGTTACTTGGGAAATCAAGTCTGGGCAAAGGGTTGGCCTTGTCGGTGTAAATGGTGCTGGTAAATCAACTCAATTGAGAATCATTGCTGGTTTAGAAGAACCGTCCGCTGGAGAAATTGTTAAACAAGGAGAACCAGCTATTGCATATTTACAACAAGAATTTGATGTTGACCCTTCTAGAACTGTTAGGGAAGAATTATTTCAGGCTTTTTCGGAAGCATCATTGGTTTTAAATCAAAAAATCGAAGTCGAGCATTCATTAGAATCGCCGAAAGCTATTAATGACTCTATTTATTTAGGTCAACTAGTTAAAGAGTTGGGTGCTCTTCAAGCACGATTTGAGGCGGTACATGGTTATGAACTTGAAGCAAAGATTGATAAGTTGTTACCAACTATAGGTTTTCGAATTGATGAGGGGAATCAATTAGTTGGTAATTTTTCTGGTGGATGGCAAATGAGAATAGCGTTAGGTAAAATACTTTTACAAGAACCAGATCTATTATTATTAGATGAGCCTACGAATCATTTAGATTTAGATACAATCGAATGGCTAGAAAATTATTTATTGCAGCAGAACTCTGCCATGATAATTATTAGTCATGATAGAAGATTTTTAGATAAAATTTGTACAAATATAGTTCATACTGAAAATGGTAAATCGAAGTTTTATATTGGAAATTATACTAAATATCTTGAGCAGAAATCGTTTGAAGAGGAATCTTTAAAAGCAGCTTTTGATCGTCAACAGAAAGACTTAGATGTACAAAAAGCTTATATAGATCGCTTTAGGGCAAGTGCTACTAGAAGTACGCAAGCTAAAAGTCGTGAGAAGATGATTAGTAAAATTGATCGAATAGAATTGCCAGTTAGTCAATTGGCTCAGCCAAAGTTTTCTTTTTCTAATGCACCTCGCTCAGGTAAGCATATAGCTAGTGCAAAAGATATATCACTTACTTATGAAGATAAAATTATTTTTTTAGGAGCAAATCTTGAGATTGTATCGGGGGATCGTATCGCAATAATGGGTCCTAATGGATCTGGTAAATCTACTTTTCTTAGGTTATTGATGGGGATGGAAAAGCCTGAAGATGGCGAAATTAATATAGGTAAATATAATGTTTTAATTAGTTATTTTGAGCAGAATCAATCTGAAGCTCTTGATTTAAATAAGACAGTTATTGAAACTATATACGAAGCGGCACCGGAATGGCCTCAACGAAAAGTCCGTTCATTATTAGGAAATTTTGGCTTTACAAAAGATGAAGTATTTAAAAATGTATCTGATTTAAGCGGGGGGGAGAAGGCTCGTCTTGCCTTGGCTTTGATTATAGTGAACCCATGCAATTTTTTATTGCTTGATGAGCCTACCAATCACTTAGATATACCTGCAAAAGAAATGCTAGAAGAAGCAATTAATGATTTTAGTGGCTCTGTAATTATCGTATCTCACGATAGATATTTTATTTCTAAAGTTGCTAATAAAATTATTGAAATAAGGGATGGCCAGATGTTTCTTTATTTAGGAAATTATGACTATTATAAAGGTAAAAAATTAGAAGAAGAGAAGAATAAACAAGAGGAGATAGAGCTGGCAAAAAAAGAAGCAAGGCGTTTGGCTAATCGTGACCGTCAAAGGAAAAGAAAGATAAAGACAAAAAAATCATAATACTCTTACAATTAATTGATTTCGAATAAACTCATGTCAATGGGTCTAACTAGTATTTTTATATTCTTACCATTTCTAAATATCTTAAATGTAACTCTTTTTTCAATACCATTATTGCTGATTTCGTTGATCACCTCTTCAGCATTATTAACCATGAGACCATTTATCGAAATTACGATATCATTTAATTTAAAACCAGCTTTTTCTGCAGGACTATTCGGTATCACTCTAGCAACTCTAACTCCTGCATTAAATTTTTTTTCATTTTTAGATTGGACGTTAGAAAGATTAATACCAATCATTGGGTGTATTGCTTTACCAGTA is part of the Prochlorococcus marinus str. MIT 0919 genome and harbors:
- a CDS encoding ribbon-helix-helix domain-containing protein yields the protein MATRQNSSNGKPKSPRIQVVLTEELCEKLHFLAARESRTVSNMAKVLIQEGIQRLDSSALRGTNEDSSIKNREQFISALEAQQTRRLRGAPRRFKLLRPGN
- a CDS encoding ATP-binding cassette domain-containing protein gives rise to the protein MIRLERVSKIYSTGEVLKDVTWEIKSGQRVGLVGVNGAGKSTQLRIIAGLEEPSAGEIVKQGEPAIAYLQQEFDVDPSRTVREELFQAFSEASLVLNQKIEVEHSLESPKAINDSIYLGQLVKELGALQARFEAVHGYELEAKIDKLLPTIGFRIDEGNQLVGNFSGGWQMRIALGKILLQEPDLLLLDEPTNHLDLDTIEWLENYLLQQNSAMIIISHDRRFLDKICTNIVHTENGKSKFYIGNYTKYLEQKSFEEESLKAAFDRQQKDLDVQKAYIDRFRASATRSTQAKSREKMISKIDRIELPVSQLAQPKFSFSNAPRSGKHIASAKDISLTYEDKIIFLGANLEIVSGDRIAIMGPNGSGKSTFLRLLMGMEKPEDGEINIGKYNVLISYFEQNQSEALDLNKTVIETIYEAAPEWPQRKVRSLLGNFGFTKDEVFKNVSDLSGGEKARLALALIIVNPCNFLLLDEPTNHLDIPAKEMLEEAINDFSGSVIIVSHDRYFISKVANKIIEIRDGQMFLYLGNYDYYKGKKLEEEKNKQEEIELAKKEARRLANRDRQRKRKIKTKKS